The Pseudoliparis swirei isolate HS2019 ecotype Mariana Trench chromosome 1, NWPU_hadal_v1, whole genome shotgun sequence genome has a window encoding:
- the lrp12 gene encoding low-density lipoprotein receptor-related protein 12, which produces MDYNLYGKGKGFRLSYITGKAEVSSCDVDQFHCSNGKCVPDRWRCNSMDECGDNSDEDLCAESPFSFQPCSLNQFPCLSRYTRIYTCLPHSLRCDGSIDCQDLGDEIDCDVPTCGEWLRNFYGSFSSPNYPDFYPPGSNCTWLINTGDHRKVVLRFTDFKLDGTGYGDYVKVYDGLEENPRRLLRVLTAFDSRAPVAVVSSSGQLRVHFYADKVNAARGFNVTYQVDGFCLPWEVPCGGNWGCYTEQQRCDGYWHCPNGRDELNCSTCQEEEFPCSRNGACYPRSDRCNYQNRCPNGSDEKNCFFCQPGNFHCKNNRCVFESWVCDAQDDCGDGSDEESCPVIVPTRVITAAVIGSLICGLLLVIALGCTCKLYSLRMFERRSFETQLSRVEAELLRREAPPSYGQLIAQGLIPPVEDFPVCSGSQASVLENLRLAVRSQLGFTSLRLPSSGHRSSLWHRLFPFSRSRRSGSLALVSADLEDGTVSSDLPSPDSDDPDAEGERGLGAAGGPVAPLPQKTPPSAAVEAVVFVTTSVTPTPTCRQGLDRLRENPAASSPAPVVTPSPDPESHSYASEFRAPPTSALQRLAQNLHRLARNLTRTSLNWQDQNWTNHSPLHHLETGIGGSEAGEQRDNGEEEEEDVELLIPASDFDSSSPPVPDIRQTLLERYPASTTGHAPRHNRGNGGGRDGPCEHCGMVHTARIPDACLEATSKTESSDDELLLLC; this is translated from the exons gaAAGGCTTCCGGCTGTCCTACATCACTG GTAAAGCAGAGGTCTCCAGCTGTGACGTGGACCAGTTCCACTGCTCCAACGGGAAGTGCGTCCCAGATCGGTGGCGCTGTAACTCCATGGACGAGTGTGGAGACAACTCTGACGAGGATCTGTGCGCCGAGTCTCCCTTCTCCTTCCAGCCCTGCAGTCTGAACCAGTTCCCCTGCCTGTCCCGCTACACCCGGATCTACACCTGTCTGCCCCACAGCCTGAGGTGTGACGGCAGCATCGACTGCCAG GACCTCGGGGATGAAATCGACTGTGACGTTCCCACTTGTGGAGAGTGGTTGAGGAACTTCTACGGCTCCTTCAGCTCTCCAAACTACCCCGACTTTTACCCTCCAGGAAGTAACTGCACGTGGCTGATCAACACGGGAGACCACAGGAAG GTGGTCCTGAGGTTTACTGACTTCAAACTGGACGGGACGGGTTACGGCGACTACGTCAAGGTGTACGACGGCCTGGAGGAGAACCCTCGCCGCCTCCTCAGGGTGCTGACCGCCTTCGACTCCAGAGCGCCGGTCGCTGTGGTTTCATCCTCCGGTCAGCTGCGAGTTCACTTCTACGCCGACAAGGTCAACGCGGCCAGAGGCTTCAACGTCACCTACCAG GTGGACGGGTTCTGCCTTCCGTGGGAGGTCCCTTGTGGCGGTAACTGGGGCTGTTACACGGAGCAGCAGCGCTGTGACGGGTACTGGCATTGCCCCAACGGCCGGGATGAGCTCAACTGTTCCACgtgtcaggaggaggagtttcCCTGTTCCAGAAACGGCGCCTGTTACCCCCGATCGGACCGCTGCAACTATCAGAACCGCTGCCCCAACGGTTCTGACGAGAAGAACTGCTTCTTCTGCCAGCCCGGAAACTTCCACTGCAAG AACAACCGCTGCGTGTTTGAGTCGTGGGTGTGCGACGCTCAGGACGACTGCGGCGACGGCAGCGACGAGGAGAGCTGTCCCGTCATCGTTCCCACGCGGGTCATCACCGCCGCCGTCATCGGCAGCCTCATCTGTGGCCTCCTATTGGTCATCGCCCTCGGCTGCACCTGCAAGCTCTACTCGCTGCGCATGTTTGAACGCAG GTCATTTGAGACCCAGCTGTCCAGAGTGGAAGCAGAGTTGCTTCGGAGGGAAGCCCCGCCCTCCTATGGTCAGCTGATCGCCCAGGGTCTGATCCCGCCGGTGGAGGACTTCCCAGTGTGCTCTGGGAGCCAG gCCTCCGTCCTGGAGAACCTCCGCCTGGCTGTGCGCTCTCAGCTCGGCTTCACCTCCCTGAGACTGCCTTCCTCTGGCCATCGCAGCAGCCTGTGGCACCGCCTCTTCCCCTTCTCGCGGTCACGGCGGTCCGGTTCTTTGGCGCTGGTCTCTGCTGACCTGGAGGACGGCACCGTGAGCTCAGACCTGCCGTCTCCGGACTCGGACGATCCGGACGCAGAGGGCGAGCGAGGCTTGGGCGCGGCGGGCGGGCCGGTCGCGCCCCTTCCCCAAAAGACACCTCCCTCCGCCGCGGTGGAAGCCGTCGTGTTTGTGACGACTTCCGTGACCCCGACGCCCACCTGTAGGCAAGGTCTTGATCGGCTCAGAGAGAACCCGGCCGCatcaagccccgcccccgtgGTAACTCCCAGTCCAGATCCTGAAAGTCACAGCTATGCCTCAGAGTTCCGAGCTCCGCCCACCTCTGCCCTGCAGCGACTGGCCCAGAACTTGCACCGCCTCGCCAGGAACTTGACCAGAACCAGCCTGAACTGGCAGGACCAGAACTGGACCAATCACAGTCCACTTCACCACCTGGAGACGGGTATCGGTGGGTCGGAGGCCGGAGAGCAGCGAGAcaacggagaagaagaagaagaagacgtggaGCTCCTGATCCCAGCCTCCGATTTcgactcctcctccccgccgGTCCCCGACATCCGGCAGACGCTGCTAGAACGGTACCCTGCTTCTAccacaggccacgccccccgcCACAATCGCGGAAACGGGGGAGGGCGGGACGGCCCCTGTGAACACTGTGGGATGGTCCACACGGCTCGGATCCCCGACGCCTGCCTGGAGGCCACGAGCAAAACGGAGAGCAGCGAcgacgagctgctgctgctgtgctaA